The Flavobacterium commune genome contains the following window.
CCGTCAACGGTGGGGGCTTTGAATATTACTATGGGCTATTCCAGTAAAAACAATCCTGCCCAAATTTTGATTGCCAAATTGTTCAAAATGCACACCAACGCTTTGTCTAGAAATGCAAAAAGTTATGTGTTTTATTATAAAGATGTTTTGGATATTTTGACCCATCCTTTGGTGGAACCTTATGCTAAAACCACCGCTTTGGTTGATATAATCAATAAGAACAATTATACTTTTATCAGCCTTCATAAATTGATGGAACTGAATGCTAATCCGACTGATTTATTTTTGTTGTTGTTTCAAAAATGGGAAGAGGGTTCGATAGCGGTCTTGCAAACGGTTTCAAAATTATTGTTGACTATAAAAGGAAATTTAAGCAATGATAATGAAGAGGAAAAGATTACGAAAGCCTTTGTTTTTGCTATTTTTAAAGTAATAAATAAGCTAATCAATTATTATTCGAAACACCAACATATCGATAAAATCGAAACTTTACATGCCATTTATAAGCAAGTAATTGATTTGGCTGAAGTTTCTTTTGAAGGTGAGCCGCTGAATGGTTTGCAAATTATGGGAGTATTGGAAAGTCGTGTTTTGGATTTTGACACTGTAATTGTCACTTCAATGAACGAAGGTAAATTTCCGGCGGGGAAATCGCAAAATTCCTTTATTCCTTATGATGTGAAACGAGAACTGGGCTTGCCTACATTCAAAGAAAAAGATGCTATTTATACCTATCACTTTTATCATTTGTTGCAACGGGCTAAGAATATTTATTTGTTGTACAATACCGAAAGCGAAGGACTCGATGCTGGTGAAAAAAGCCGTTTTATCACGCAATTAGAAGTCGAAAAACAACAAAGTCATAATTTATCGCACGAAATTTACAATGCTGTTTTACCTGAAACAGCCTATTCGCCAATGGTGATAGAAAAATCACCAGCGGTAATGGAGCGTTTGAAAAAAATTGCTGAAGAAGGATTTTCTCCTTCGGCTTTGACAAGTTATATTCGGAATCCGATTCAATTTTATTTCCAAAAAATATTGCGAATTAGAGAAGTAGAAGAAGTTGAAGAGAACATCGCTTTGAATACTTTAGGAACCATAATTCACGAAACTTTAAAAGTCTTATATGAACCGTTTATTGGGAAATTTATTTCAGAATCGGATATTGACAATTGTTTCAAATTGATTGATGCTGAGGTTTTAAAGCAATTTAAAATTGTTTACAAAGAAGGAGAAATTAAGAAAGGACGAAACCTATTAGCTTTTGAAGTAGCAAAACGCAATGTGTCTAATTTTTTAAAAATGGAATTAGAAAGCATAAAAGCTGGTGATGCTGTCAAGATTATTGCTTTGGAACAACGTTATGAACGATTTTTAGAGCACCCTGATTTGCCATTTCGTGTAAAAATTGGAGGAGAAGTAGATAGAATTGAAGAGCGCAACGGAATCATTCGCATTATAGATTATAAGACCGGTAAAGTCGAAAAAACAAGTGTTAGTCTGAAAACCTGGAACGGACTGACTCAGGAGCTTAAAAATGATAAAATAATTCAGGTTCTGGCTTATGCGTTTATGTATGAACAGCAAGCCAACGGAAAACAAATAGAAGCGGGGATTATTTCCTTTAAAAATCTAAAATCAGGATTTTTACCGTTCCAATTTAAAGTCGATAAAGACGTTCAGCAAATTATTAATCAAGAAATAATGACTAATTATCTGGAACAAATTGTGTTGTTGTTGAAAGAGATTCTAGATCCAGAAAAGTCATTTGAAGAAAATATTTAACCACAAAGGACACAAAGTTTAGTTTTAAATCTTCTTGAAAAAATCCAATAAAACTTTAGTCAATTCGGTTTCATTTTCAATATGGCTCATGTGTCCATCAGGAAAAGTGACTAATTGAACAGCCGTTTCTTCAATTTGCTCCATGTTTTCTTCATAAGTTAAAACAGGATCTTTTTTTCCAAGAATCAGCATTTTTGGGTAAGGCGTTAGATGTAATATTACTTCGCGATCCATTCTTATTTTCATGCCTTCAAGTGAAGCAACGATGCCTTGAAGCGGTGTTTTTAAAGCTTCTTTTTTTACCAATTCTATTTTGTCCTGCAGTCTTTCGCGATTTTCTTCGCTGAATAAATTGGCAATAGAAAGTGAGATAAAATTAATGAAAGATTGTTTTACGGCTTTAATGGCTCGGTCCCGATTCGCTTTTCTTTCGTCGCTGTCGGCTCTGGAAGTGGAATTCAACAAAACTAATCCTTTGATGTAATCCGGATACATTTCGGCGAAAGCCAAAGCTACATAACCACCCATAGAATGTCCAACAAAGATTGCTTTTCGAATGCGCAATTCAGCTAAAACGGCATGAACCACATCGGCATTATTTTCCATGGAGTGAACATAACCCATGCAATCAGTTTCACCATGACCCAATAAATCAATGGTAATGATGCGGTATTTTTTAGAAAATTTAGGTACAAAAGCATCCCACATCGTTTGGTTTTCCAAAAAACCGTGTAACAGGATAATAGCCGTTCCTTTGCCGGAATCAGTATAAGAAATGCTAGTGTTTTTAAATTGAATTTGTTTCAAGTGAAAGGTTTGTATTTGTGCAAAAATAAAGTTTTATCTAAGGATTGCAAAAAGTTATTTTTTGGTTTTCTTTTAAATGTTTTTATAATGATGGAATTTTAGAGTTAAAAAGAAGTAAGATTTTGACACTAATATTGATGAAAATTTTCAAAATTTAACTCTAAAAGCTGTAGTTGTTATTTTAAATGAGTCTTAATTATGTGTAGAATCCATTTAATTTATATAAATTTGCTGCATTATTTTAGCATTATGAATCAAGTGAGTGATCTGACAACTAACGTTTTATTTGAAACTGAAAAAGGATATAGTTACCAATGTGATGTAACTAATAGTGTCATTATTAATTTTGCGGATACTGTTTCTACTTATAAAATTCAGGATTTTTTGATTTTTCAAAGAAAAGTAAATAGTGTTGATATTTTGAATATGCTTTATGATTTATCAGACCAATCAGATGCACAATTGATTGAAACTACCAAAAGAAACTTCTCTCGTAAGCTTACTATTTGCGAAATAGTTCAACTTAGAGAATTATTAAACGGAACAAAATTTACCCTGAGTTTACATTCGATGCTTTGCGATATATTAACCGTAAATTTAGTTTGATTTTACTTAGAATAAATACAAATTTCTCATTCGTATAGCCTTATCCCTTTATATTTTATAATTTAGTAGTATAAAATTTAAAGGTCATGAAAGATTTACTAAGAACCAATACTTCGTTAACAGAAGGAATTGAACAGATATTAAACCTGCAAGCTAAAATTGAGAGCGATGCTTCTAACAAATATTTAGCAATGGCAGCTTGGTTGGATAGAAACGGTTATGCTAATACAGCTGAATATTTATATAAACAAGCCGAAGAAGAACGTGAGCATTTTTTAAAAGTGTTTAAGTATATTACTGATATGGGAGGAATTGCGATCACGCCTTCTGTTTCTGAAGTACAACAAGAATTTGCTTCTTTTAGAGAAGTGTTTGAAATTGCTTTACAAAACGAAATTGCTGTAACTAAAGCGGTTAATAAGGTAATTGCAAAATGTAGAGCAGAAAATGATTATGCTACTGAAGATTTTATGATGTGGTATGTTTCAGAGCAAAGAGAAGAAGAGAAAAATGCTCGTAGAGCTTTAGAACTTTTCGAATTAATCAATGAAAATGAAGCTACTGGAAAATTTGCATTGGATGTGCAAATCGCAAAAATTGGATAATAAAAACCAAGTAATAAATTTAAAATCCCTTAATGACGTATAGTTGTTAAGGGATTTTTTTTTGGTTTTGGTTAAAATTGATTTTTCGCAATAAAAAATATGTTTTTGAGTGTTTATTGGTTTTAATTGCGGTTTGTTGTTGCGGATTTGTTCTTCGATTTGTATTTTTAATGAATAAGTCTAATTTTAAAATTAATTAATATGAATAGAGAAGTTTGCACAGCAATGGTAATCGAAGCCAAACAACAAAAACAAATTACCTATCAGTATATTGCTCAAGCTATAAATAGAAATATAGTTTGGACTACTTCGGCAATTTTAGGGCAAAATACTTTTGACGCCAATGAAGCTAAGATAATTTGTGAAATACTTGATTTAGATGTTAATGTCGAAAAAGCGTTGCAAATTTTTCCTGAAAAGGGAGTGAGTGCTATTATGCCTCCCACGGATCCTTTAATTTATAGACTTTATGAAATTGTATTAGTCTATGGCGAAACCATAAAAGAAGTAATTCACGAAAAAGCAGGTGATGGTATTATGAGTGCAATTGATTTTACTATGGACATTGAGAAAGAAGAAAATCCAAAAGGAGATCGTATCAAAATTATACTGGATGGGAAGTTTTTAGCATACAAAAAATGGTAAAAGATTTAAAAGTAGAATAATAGAACGGCTTACATTACAGTAAGCCGTTTCGTTTTATTTTTGTCAACTGAATACTTATTTTCTTTGGAGCAGATGATTTTCGTGTTATTCACGAATTCTCCCGCTTTCCGTTACAATCTATTGCTTTTCAAAAAAAAGCAATAGGATTTCCACTGCAATCGGGGCTATTGATTACGTTTTGTTCTCTATTGCTATTTTGCAAGAAATTATGTTGATAAAAATACTTTTTGGTTTAAAACGGCGACACTTATTTGTACTAAAAGTCAGTATATTTGAGAAAAGGATTTTTATATGAATAGACTAGTTATTATTGGAAACGGATTTGATTTAGCACATGGATTGCCAACTTCATATAGAGATTTTATTAATGATTATTGGAGAGGAATTAAAGATTCAAATCATAATGATGAGTTTACTTCTTTTACTTTTAATACTAAAATCGAATTTGAAAATATTAAAAATATTGATTGTATTTCAAAACAATTTATTGCACTCGATGAAAATGTAAAATTTTCTGAAGCGGAAATTTATCATGAATATGGTAATAATATTCTAACTGGAAAATATCCAAGAGCACATATTCTCAATTATAAAAACGATTTTTTTAGATTAATTAATCAAAAAGCAATTGAAAATTGGGTTGATATTGAAAATGAATACTATAGAGAATTAAAAAAAATTGTTGTTTCAAAACCAGAAAACAGTTTAGTAGATAACAATGAGTTTGAAATTTCTAAAAAAAAAAAATATTAAGACTTAATAACGAGTTTGAACAAGTTAAAAATCTTCTGGAGAGATATTTGAAAGAAAAAGTTGAAGAACAATATGATTTTACGATGCACAGAAATAACCCCTTTATAGATCTTCTCTTACCAGAATTTATAAATAGGTTTGATGAAGACCGATACCTTAAAGAATTTAAATCAGGAGATCATTTATATGTTAGAGAATTTTTGGAAAAATTTGGAGAAAAGAATCACTTGATAACATGTTTTTTAAGCTTTAACTATACGAAAGTGGTTGAACAATATTATAATATATTTGCATTTAGTAAACAAATAAATTATATACACGGTAAATTAAACACTTCGGTTAATAAAGTTAATTTTGGCTTTGGAGATGAAATGGATGATGATTATAAATTGATTGAAAATATAGATGATAATGAATATTTAAAGAACTTTAAATCATTTCAATATCTACAAAATTCAAATTATAAAAGTCTTTTAGATTTTGTTGAAAGTGATAAAAAATTTCAAGTTTACATAATGGGACATTCATGCGGTTTGTCAGATAGAACTATGCTAAATACCATTTTTGAACATTCAAATTGTATATCAATAAAAGTTTTTTATCATCAAAGAGAAGATGGAAGTGATAATTATACTGAAATTATTCAAAATATATCTAGACATTTTAACAAAAAGAAATTAATGAGAGAAAAAATAGTTAACAAAACGCTTTGTCACCCTTTGCCACAAATTCAATTACCAAAAAAATAGTAGTTTTTGTCATTTCGAGAAACTAGAAATCGCATAAAGTATTTAGATAATGAGATTGCTTTACTAGTTCGTTTCGCTCGTGTCCTAGTTCTTAGGAATGGAAATTATTGGGAGTAAAACTCCTTGAAAAGTTCTTTTACACAAACAAAAACCACCTAGTTTGTCTTTCCGATGAAGGAGGAATCTCCTCAATACTTTTTCGTCCAGATGGTAAAGATTTGTAATTAACATACATAATATAATAAGCAAATAGAAATACTTTGTCGAGTTGCTGGATGAGATTCCTCCTTCGTCGGAATGA
Protein-coding sequences here:
- the cynS gene encoding cyanase, translated to MNREVCTAMVIEAKQQKQITYQYIAQAINRNIVWTTSAILGQNTFDANEAKIICEILDLDVNVEKALQIFPEKGVSAIMPPTDPLIYRLYEIVLVYGETIKEVIHEKAGDGIMSAIDFTMDIEKEENPKGDRIKIILDGKFLAYKKW
- a CDS encoding ferritin, encoding MKDLLRTNTSLTEGIEQILNLQAKIESDASNKYLAMAAWLDRNGYANTAEYLYKQAEEEREHFLKVFKYITDMGGIAITPSVSEVQQEFASFREVFEIALQNEIAVTKAVNKVIAKCRAENDYATEDFMMWYVSEQREEEKNARRALELFELINENEATGKFALDVQIAKIG
- a CDS encoding alpha/beta fold hydrolase, which codes for MKQIQFKNTSISYTDSGKGTAIILLHGFLENQTMWDAFVPKFSKKYRIITIDLLGHGETDCMGYVHSMENNADVVHAVLAELRIRKAIFVGHSMGGYVALAFAEMYPDYIKGLVLLNSTSRADSDERKANRDRAIKAVKQSFINFISLSIANLFSEENRERLQDKIELVKKEALKTPLQGIVASLEGMKIRMDREVILHLTPYPKMLILGKKDPVLTYEENMEQIEETAVQLVTFPDGHMSHIENETELTKVLLDFFKKI
- a CDS encoding AbiH family protein, translating into MNRLVIIGNGFDLAHGLPTSYRDFINDYWRGIKDSNHNDEFTSFTFNTKIEFENIKNIDCISKQFIALDENVKFSEAEIYHEYGNNILTGKYPRAHILNYKNDFFRLINQKAIENWVDIENEYYRELKKIVVSKPENSLVDNNEFEISKKKKY
- a CDS encoding AbiH family protein, which gives rise to MKEKVEEQYDFTMHRNNPFIDLLLPEFINRFDEDRYLKEFKSGDHLYVREFLEKFGEKNHLITCFLSFNYTKVVEQYYNIFAFSKQINYIHGKLNTSVNKVNFGFGDEMDDDYKLIENIDDNEYLKNFKSFQYLQNSNYKSLLDFVESDKKFQVYIMGHSCGLSDRTMLNTIFEHSNCISIKVFYHQREDGSDNYTEIIQNISRHFNKKKLMREKIVNKTLCHPLPQIQLPKK
- a CDS encoding PD-(D/E)XK nuclease family protein gives rise to the protein MINSTFLDKIAQVLIEKYSARLANTIVVLPNKRAKIFLIEALKKQVSNNILAPEIISIEDFIQDIAGARTVDPIELLFEFYEVYLSITDKSSQQSFELFANWAKTLLQDFNEIDRYLLDPTHVLSYLKDIEDIKKWGIEVENKTQLLEKYIDFWKLLPLYYQSLHAHLLQKGIGYQGLIYRESVENLNHFSNSITDKQFVFAGFNALNASEEKIIQHLISNDQAKIYWDADQIFLNDPYHDAGLFLRRFKESWKHYKTNPFEWIVDDFSQSKNIQIIGTPKSIGQAKISGSIIEKIIEENPTTSLDKVAIVLGEENLLVPLLYSLPSTVGALNITMGYSSKNNPAQILIAKLFKMHTNALSRNAKSYVFYYKDVLDILTHPLVEPYAKTTALVDIINKNNYTFISLHKLMELNANPTDLFLLLFQKWEEGSIAVLQTVSKLLLTIKGNLSNDNEEEKITKAFVFAIFKVINKLINYYSKHQHIDKIETLHAIYKQVIDLAEVSFEGEPLNGLQIMGVLESRVLDFDTVIVTSMNEGKFPAGKSQNSFIPYDVKRELGLPTFKEKDAIYTYHFYHLLQRAKNIYLLYNTESEGLDAGEKSRFITQLEVEKQQSHNLSHEIYNAVLPETAYSPMVIEKSPAVMERLKKIAEEGFSPSALTSYIRNPIQFYFQKILRIREVEEVEENIALNTLGTIIHETLKVLYEPFIGKFISESDIDNCFKLIDAEVLKQFKIVYKEGEIKKGRNLLAFEVAKRNVSNFLKMELESIKAGDAVKIIALEQRYERFLEHPDLPFRVKIGGEVDRIEERNGIIRIIDYKTGKVEKTSVSLKTWNGLTQELKNDKIIQVLAYAFMYEQQANGKQIEAGIISFKNLKSGFLPFQFKVDKDVQQIINQEIMTNYLEQIVLLLKEILDPEKSFEENI